One Nicotiana tomentosiformis chromosome 4, ASM39032v3, whole genome shotgun sequence genomic window carries:
- the LOC104107865 gene encoding oligopeptide transporter 4-like: MGTVEIEAPITKQEEEDVNEDELSSIEEVRLTVPNTDDPTLPVWTFRMWILGLLSCILLSFLNQFFSYRKEPLIITQITVQVATLPIGRFMAAVLPTTKFRILGFGSKEFSLNPGPFNMKEHVLITIFANAGSAFGNGSAYAVGIVNIIKAFYGRSISFGASWLLIITTQVLGYGWAGLLRKYVVEPAHMWWPSTLVQISLFRALHEKEDEDDNEIVNGKGNKRPMSRAKFFVIALVCSFSWYLFPGYFFQALSSISWVCWAYPNSVTAQQIGSGLNGLGVGAFTLDWATVASFLFSPLICPFFAIANVFVGYALIMYVVIPISYWGFNVYNAKNFPLYSSDLFTAQGQEYNISLIVNKQFNLDLAEYEKQGRINLSLFFTLTYGFGFATIASTLTHVALFYGREIYQRYQASSEGKVDVHTRLMRRYKDIPSWWFYLLLFVTILVSLALCIFLKNQIQMPYWGLLLAAVLAFTFTLPISIITATTNQTPGLNIITEYIMGVLYPGSPIANVCFKTYGFMSMTQAISFLSDFKLGHYMKIPPRSMFLVQFLGTIIAGTVNLSVAWWLLDSIDNICHQDKFSNSPWTCPGDHVFFDASVIWGLVSPKRIFGHLGNYSALNWFFLGGMIGPVVVWLLHKLFPKQTWIPLINLPVLLGATAWMPPATALNYNSWILVGTVFNFFVFRYRKKWWQRYNYILSAALDAGVAFMAVLLYFSVGMENRSINWWGNNDPEHCDLAYCPTAKGISVDGCPTF; encoded by the exons aacaagaagaagaagatgtaAACGAAGATGAGCTCTCCTCTATAGAAGAAGTCCGTTTAACCGTACCCAACACCGATGACCCGACCCTACCGGTATGGACTTTCCGAATGTGGATCCTGGGTTTACTCTCTTGCATTCTCCTTTCTTTTCTCAACCAATTCTTCTCTTACAGAAAAGAACCACTCATTATTACTCAAATCACAGTTCAAGTAGCTACTCTCCCCATTGGACGGTTCATGGCAGCTGTATTACCCACAACCAAGTTTCGGATCCTCGGGTTCGGGTCAAAAGAGTTCTCACTTAACCCGGGTCCATTTAACATGAAGGAGCATGTGCTTATCACTATTTTTGCAAATGCTGGCTCTGCTTTTGGGAATGGGTCTGCTTATGCTGTTGGAATTGTTAATATTATTAAGGCTTTTTATGGCAGGAGCATTTCTTTTGGTGCTAGTTGGCTTCTCATCATTACTACAcag GTTTTGGGATACGGATGGGCTGGGCTTTTAAGGAAATACGTAGTTGAGCCGGCACATATGTGGTGGCCCAGTACACTTGTTCAGATCTCCCTATTCCG GGCACTCCATgaaaaagaagatgaagatgaCAATGAAATTGTGAATGGCAAAGGAAACAAGCGGCCAATGTCTCGTGCAAAGTTCTTTGTGATAGCATTAGTATGCAGTTTTTCATGGTACTTATTCCCTGGTTATTTCTTCCAAGCTCTATCAAGTATTTCATGGGTGTGTTGGGCATATCCAAACTCAGTCACAGCTCAACAGATTGGATCAGGTCTAAATGGCCTAGGAGTCGGGGCGTTCACGTTAGACTGGGCTACTGTAGCTTCATTCTTGTTCAGTCCTCTTATTTGTCCATTCTTTGCAATAGCCAATGTCTTTGTTGGCTATGCCTTGATAATGTATGTAGTGATTCCTATTTCCTACTGGGGGTTCAATGTCTACAATGCCAAAAACTTCCCTTTATACTCGTCTGATTTGTTCACTGCACAAGGTCAAGAGTACAACATATCACTAATTGTGAATAAGCAATTTAATCTGGATTTAGCCGAGTATGAGAAGCAAGGGAGAATAAACCTGAGCCTTTTCTTTACTCTTACTTATGGATTTGGATTTGCCACCATCGCTTCTACGCTCACTCATGTTGCTTTATTTTATGGAAG AGAAATTTACCAACGTTATCAAGCTTCTTCAGAGGGAAAGGTTGATGTCCACACGAGGCTGATGAGAAGATACAAAGACATACCTTCGTGGTGGTTTTACTTGCTTCTATTCGTGACAATTCTGGTATCGCTTGCCCTTTGCATCTTCCTGAAGAATCAGATTCAGATGCCTTATTGGGGACTCCTCCTTGCCGCTGTCCTTGCTTTCACATTCACCCTTCCCATCAGCATCATTACTGCAACCACAAATCAG ACTCCAGGACTGAACATAATCACCGAGTACATTATGGGGGTGCTGTATCCTGGAAGCCCTATTGCTAATGTGTGTTTCAAGACCTATGGCTTTATGAGCATGACTCAAGCAATCTCCTTTCTAAGTGATTTCAAGCTTGGTCATTATATGAAGATACCTCCGCGGTCAATGTTTTTAGTTCAG TTCCTTGGAACCATAATTGCAGGAACAGTTAACCTGAGTGTAGCATGGTGGCTTTTGGATTCTATAGACAACATATGTCATCAGGATAAATTTTCTAACAGCCCTTGGACTTGCCCCGGTGATCATGTCTTCTTTGATGCATCAGTTATTTGGGGTCTCGTGAGTCCTAAGCGGATATTTGGTCATCTTGGCAATTACTCAGCACTAAACTGGTTCTTTCTTGGAGGAATGATTGGACCTGTTGTAGTGTGGTTACTACATAAGTTGTTCCCGAAGCAAACGTGGATACCCCTTATTAACCTTCCAGTACTTCTTGGAGCAACAGCTTGGATGCCACCAGCAACTGCACTCAACTACAATTCTTGGATTTTGGTCGGGACGGTTTTCAACTTTTTTGTTTTCAGGTATAGGAAGAAATGGTGGCAGAGGTATAACTATATCCTATCAGCAGCTTTAGATGCTGGAGTTGCCTTTATGGCAGTGTTGCTCTACTTTAGTGTGGGAATGGAGAATAGAAGCATAAATTGGTGGGGAAATAATGACCCTGAGCATTGTGATTTAGCATATTGTCCTACAGCCAAGGGCATATCTGTAGACGGTTGTCCAACTTTTTAA